One genomic window of Pelodiscus sinensis isolate JC-2024 chromosome 14, ASM4963464v1, whole genome shotgun sequence includes the following:
- the HACD3 gene encoding very-long-chain (3R)-3-hydroxyacyl-CoA dehydratase 3 isoform X2 produces the protein MCCISKLVYKVTQRQLNITVQKKESNWWERLTKQEKRPLFLTPDFDRWLDESDAEMELKAKEEERINKVRIESRVPKDPFRQLKRGYLFMYNLVQFLGFSWIFVNMTVRLFILGKDSFYDTFHTIADMMYFCQTLAFMEILNSLVGIVRSPFVPSLVQVLGRNFVLFIVLGNVEEMQSKAVVFFIFYCWSIIEIFRYPFYMLSCIGIEWKLLTWIRYTIWIPLYPLGTLAEAVSLIQAIPLFNETGKFSFTLPYPLSITIRFSFFLQIYLIMLFLGVFVNLRHLYKQRRQHLGSKKRKIK, from the exons ATGTGCTGTATTTCAAAG TTGGTGTACAAAGTGACTCAAAGGCAATTGAACATCACAGTGCAGAAAAAAGAAAGCAACTGGTGGGAAAGACTCACCAAACAGGAGAAGCGCCCGTTGTTCCTAACTCCTGATTTTGATCGCTGGCTAGATGAGTCGGATGCTGAAATGGAACTCAAAGCAAAG GAAGAAGAAAGGATTAACAAAGTGAGAATTGAGTCCAGAGTCCCTAAAGACC CTTTCAGACAGCTGAAGAGAGGATATTTGTTCATGTATAATCTTGTGCAGTTTTTGGGGTTCTCCTGGATTTTTGTGAATATGACAGTTCGCCTGTTTATCTTAGGAAAAG ATTCCTTCTATGATACATTTCACACCATTGCTGACATGATGTATTTCTGTCAAACGCTAGCATTTATGGAGATCCTGAATTCACTAGTAGGAATTGTCAGGTCACCGTTTGTACCTTCATTAGTCCAG GTACTGGGAAGAAATTTTGTCTTGTTTATTGTTCTTGGAAATGTGGAGGAAATGCAAAGCAAAGCTGTGGTGTTCTTTATATTTTACTGCTGGAGTATTATTGAGATATTCAG GTATCCGTTCTACATGCTTTCCTGCATTGGTATAGAATGGAAATTACTAACTTGGATCCGATACACCATCTGGATTCCTCTCTACCCTTTAGGAACATTGGCAGAAG CTGTCTCTCTGATTCAGGCCATTCCACTCTTCAATGAAACAGGGAAGTTTAGTTTCACGCTGCCATATCCGCTGAGCATCACAATCAGATTTTCATTCTTTCTTCAAATCTACCTTATAATGTTATTTTTAG GAGTGTTTGTGAACTTACGGCACCTCTACAAGCAAAGGAGGCAGCACCTTGGATCAAAAAAGAGAAAGATAAAGTAA
- the HACD3 gene encoding very-long-chain (3R)-3-hydroxyacyl-CoA dehydratase 3 isoform X3, translating into MQRPSLTPHVRWAQRHEELFLRVELSDVQSPEISIVDNVLYFKAQGHGAKGDNIYEFQLAFLEPVKPQLVYKVTQRQLNITVQKKESNWWERLTKQEKRPLFLTPDFDRWLDESDAEMELKAKEEERINKVRIESRVPKDPFRQLKRGYLFMYNLVQFLGFSWIFVNMTVRLFILGKDSFYDTFHTIADMMYFCQTLAFMEILNSLVGIVRSPFVPSLVQVLGRNFVLFIVLGNVEEMQSKAVVFFIFYCWSIIEIFRYPFYMLSCIGIEWKLLTWIRYTIWIPLYPLGTLAEAVSLIQAIPLFNETGKFSFTLPYPLSITIRFSFFLQIYLIMLFLGVFVNLRHLYKQRRQHLGSKKRKIK; encoded by the exons atgCAGCGCCCGAGCCTGACCCCGCACGTGCGCTGGGCGCAGCGGCACGAGGAGCTCTTCCTGCGCGTGGAGCTCAGCGACGTGCAG AGCCCCGAGATCTCCATTGTGGACAATGTGCTGTATTTCAAAG CCCAGGGTCACGGTGCCAAGGGGGACAATATATATGAATTTCAGCTTGCATTTCTAGAACCAGTCAAGCCTCAA TTGGTGTACAAAGTGACTCAAAGGCAATTGAACATCACAGTGCAGAAAAAAGAAAGCAACTGGTGGGAAAGACTCACCAAACAGGAGAAGCGCCCGTTGTTCCTAACTCCTGATTTTGATCGCTGGCTAGATGAGTCGGATGCTGAAATGGAACTCAAAGCAAAG GAAGAAGAAAGGATTAACAAAGTGAGAATTGAGTCCAGAGTCCCTAAAGACC CTTTCAGACAGCTGAAGAGAGGATATTTGTTCATGTATAATCTTGTGCAGTTTTTGGGGTTCTCCTGGATTTTTGTGAATATGACAGTTCGCCTGTTTATCTTAGGAAAAG ATTCCTTCTATGATACATTTCACACCATTGCTGACATGATGTATTTCTGTCAAACGCTAGCATTTATGGAGATCCTGAATTCACTAGTAGGAATTGTCAGGTCACCGTTTGTACCTTCATTAGTCCAG GTACTGGGAAGAAATTTTGTCTTGTTTATTGTTCTTGGAAATGTGGAGGAAATGCAAAGCAAAGCTGTGGTGTTCTTTATATTTTACTGCTGGAGTATTATTGAGATATTCAG GTATCCGTTCTACATGCTTTCCTGCATTGGTATAGAATGGAAATTACTAACTTGGATCCGATACACCATCTGGATTCCTCTCTACCCTTTAGGAACATTGGCAGAAG CTGTCTCTCTGATTCAGGCCATTCCACTCTTCAATGAAACAGGGAAGTTTAGTTTCACGCTGCCATATCCGCTGAGCATCACAATCAGATTTTCATTCTTTCTTCAAATCTACCTTATAATGTTATTTTTAG GAGTGTTTGTGAACTTACGGCACCTCTACAAGCAAAGGAGGCAGCACCTTGGATCAAAAAAGAGAAAGATAAAGTAA
- the HACD3 gene encoding very-long-chain (3R)-3-hydroxyacyl-CoA dehydratase 3 isoform X1: MQRPSLTPHVRWAQRHEELFLRVELSDVQSPEISIVDNVLYFKAQGHGAKGDNIYEFQLAFLEPVKPQLVYKVTQRQLNITVQKKESNWWERLTKQEKRPLFLTPDFDRWLDESDAEMELKAKEEERINKVRIESRVPKDHSFYDTFHTIADMMYFCQTLAFMEILNSLVGIVRSPFVPSLVQVLGRNFVLFIVLGNVEEMQSKAVVFFIFYCWSIIEIFRYPFYMLSCIGIEWKLLTWIRYTIWIPLYPLGTLAEAVSLIQAIPLFNETGKFSFTLPYPLSITIRFSFFLQIYLIMLFLGVFVNLRHLYKQRRQHLGSKKRKIK; this comes from the exons atgCAGCGCCCGAGCCTGACCCCGCACGTGCGCTGGGCGCAGCGGCACGAGGAGCTCTTCCTGCGCGTGGAGCTCAGCGACGTGCAG AGCCCCGAGATCTCCATTGTGGACAATGTGCTGTATTTCAAAG CCCAGGGTCACGGTGCCAAGGGGGACAATATATATGAATTTCAGCTTGCATTTCTAGAACCAGTCAAGCCTCAA TTGGTGTACAAAGTGACTCAAAGGCAATTGAACATCACAGTGCAGAAAAAAGAAAGCAACTGGTGGGAAAGACTCACCAAACAGGAGAAGCGCCCGTTGTTCCTAACTCCTGATTTTGATCGCTGGCTAGATGAGTCGGATGCTGAAATGGAACTCAAAGCAAAG GAAGAAGAAAGGATTAACAAAGTGAGAATTGAGTCCAGAGTCCCTAAAGACC ATTCCTTCTATGATACATTTCACACCATTGCTGACATGATGTATTTCTGTCAAACGCTAGCATTTATGGAGATCCTGAATTCACTAGTAGGAATTGTCAGGTCACCGTTTGTACCTTCATTAGTCCAG GTACTGGGAAGAAATTTTGTCTTGTTTATTGTTCTTGGAAATGTGGAGGAAATGCAAAGCAAAGCTGTGGTGTTCTTTATATTTTACTGCTGGAGTATTATTGAGATATTCAG GTATCCGTTCTACATGCTTTCCTGCATTGGTATAGAATGGAAATTACTAACTTGGATCCGATACACCATCTGGATTCCTCTCTACCCTTTAGGAACATTGGCAGAAG CTGTCTCTCTGATTCAGGCCATTCCACTCTTCAATGAAACAGGGAAGTTTAGTTTCACGCTGCCATATCCGCTGAGCATCACAATCAGATTTTCATTCTTTCTTCAAATCTACCTTATAATGTTATTTTTAG GAGTGTTTGTGAACTTACGGCACCTCTACAAGCAAAGGAGGCAGCACCTTGGATCAAAAAAGAGAAAGATAAAGTAA